The Bacteroidota bacterium genomic interval CACGTGCAGGCCTGTGTGCAGGCTGGTCAGGTTGGCAGTTGCTTCAAATTCATTAGAAGGCTGCGTACTTCCCATATCCAGAATCCCACTCGTACGCCCGCCATACATGGCCGGGTAAGCGCCTTTGAACAGGTCCACGTCTCCTATAACAGACTCAGGCAACGCGCTGGTAAACCCAAAAAAGTGGTGGGTATGGTATAAATTGATGCCGTTTAACCTGACAAGATGCTGATACGGCGTCCCTCCGCGAATCATAAGCTGTGCCCGACCGTCGTTACCGCCACTCACGCCAGGCAGCAACTGTAACGCCCGGATCATCCGATCGTCAGTTGCACTCGGCACCCATTGCAGGTTGCTGGGAATCATTTTATACGCACTCGCAGCCGGCTGGCCAATTTCAGCCTGCAAACGGCTGGCTACAACACTCACTTCCGCCAAATTGATAGGGGTCTGTGCCAACTGTACATGCATTTGCTGATCGGTTCCAATATCATCACCCGGAATAAGCACGGGATAATAACCGACGTATTGAACCACCAGGGTATCTTTTTGTAGCGCGCGAAGCCACTCAGGATTCAGGGTAAAAGTACCAGCATGATCGGAGATTTGTCCCAATCGCTGCTGCTTCAGATAAATGGTAGCGCCAGCAAGGGCAAATCCGCGTTCCGCATCCTGCACCCGCCCTGGCACAGCCCGCAGTGACGGCGTTTCATCTGCTTTCCGTTCAACTTTAATCACTACAAACTGGCGCGCTGCAACCTTGTGTACGCGCATAGGAAAGTCCCGGATCAACGCATTGAGCAGATCCTGGATGCCGGTCGCTTCAAACGAAGCCGTAACCTGGGCTTCGTAGAGCGCCGGATCACTAAACGCAATGCTCACGCCGGCTGCCTGCTCAACCTTGCGAAATGCATCAACCAGGGTGACTTCGTCAAACGATATACTTAAAGGCTCACTTTTTACCATGCCTTGCGCCCACACCATTTGCGGTACTAATGAAAACAACAGCACAATCAAACAGGACACAATTAAACTATGTAATCCCGGCAGCCAGCAAAAAAGCCGGCGTGCAGGACAGCATACCCCGCCCGGTATTATAAATGCGCAAGTTTCAGAATCACCTATCATATCAGCAAAAAAGGATTAAGATGAGTGTTCTGAGATATTGGAGGGCATGCTTCAGGCGCTTTAACGCCTTGCTCATTCTGCTTTCCACTGTTTTAATGGATACTTGCTGCAACTGCGCAATCTCTCTGTAGGTCAGCTGATCATATCGGTGGAGCACAAATACGTGGCGCTGATTTTCTGGCAAAGCCTGGATTGCAGCATCAATGGCAGCCCGGGTATCAAAATCAGTTATGGGGAGCGCATACGAGATTGAGGAAGCTTTCTCTTCTTTTGCATGGGCATCCCGCACCTTCTTTTTCCGGAGATGCATGTTGATCTCGTTGCCGGCAACCGTAAACAGGTAGGCCTTGATAGACTTGTCGACGCGGATCCGGTGGCGATTGGACCATACCTTTACAAACACATCTTGCGCCATATCTTCTGCCCCTGCTTCATCCATGCCGCGGTAACAGAAAAATCGATAGAGCATTCCGTAATAGCGATCGAACAAAACCCGAAATGCCGACTCATCCCCGCCCTGCACAAGCTCGAACAACTCTTTATCGCTGAGACT includes:
- a CDS encoding RNA polymerase sigma-70 factor, producing MSTSLSDKELFELVQGGDESAFRVLFDRYYGMLYRFFCYRGMDEAGAEDMAQDVFVKVWSNRHRIRVDKSIKAYLFTVAGNEINMHLRKKKVRDAHAKEEKASSISYALPITDFDTRAAIDAAIQALPENQRHVFVLHRYDQLTYREIAQLQQVSIKTVESRMSKALKRLKHALQYLRTLILILFC